The genome window GCCCTCGTTACATGTTCGCGCTTCGCAACTTCAATAAAATAGAGGATTTGTCTTAGCTCCATTCTCCTCACCTCTCGTTCATTATCTCATATCGGCATTGGTTATATCTATTTTTTATATTGTTTAGATGAATTAAATTGTATACAATAATAAGAACAGTAATAATGATAAAAATTTTACTAAGGAGGATTCTATGCTATTATGAATTTAATTAAATCAAAGCATTCTACCGACAATACAAAGCGCGCCCATGATTATTTAGATGAAATTTATACAACTGTAGTGAAACGAAATTACAGTGAGAAAGAATTCCATCAAGCTGTTGCATTATTCCTCAGATCGCTTGTACCTCTTCTAGCTAAATATCCAATATATATGGAAAAAGGAATACTAGAGCAAATTACAGAACCTGAACGCCTTATTACATTTCGTGTTCCATGGGTTGATGATAATGGAAAGACAAGAGTTAATCGCGGATTACGCGTACAATTTAACAGTGCGATTGGCCCATATAAAGGTGGTTTAAGATTTCATCCAACCGTAGATTCAAGTATAATCAAATTCCTAGGATTTGAGCAAACATTTAAGAACTCTCTTACTGGTCAACCAATTGGTGGCGGTAAAGGCGGCGCTGACTTTGATCCAAAAGGGAAATCTGACAATGAAATTATGCGTTTTTGTCAAAGCTTTATGACCGAACTTGCTAAATATATCGGACCAGATGTCGACATTCCAGCTGGTGATATAGGTGTAGGCGCTAGAGAAATCGGTTATATGTTTGGTCAATATAAAAAGGTTCGCGGAGCATTTGAAGCAGGAGTTTTAACTGGAAAAGGCATCGGCTATGGTGGTAGTTTAGGACGTAAAGAATCCACTGGTTTCGGAACAATCTATTTCGTTCAAGAGATGCTAAAAGATAGTGGATTTTCACTAAAAGGCAGTACTGTTATCGTTTCCGGATCTGGTAATGTTTCCATCTATGCAATGGAAAAAGCAAGAGAACTCGGCGCAAAGATCGTAGCATGCAGTGACTCAAATGGTTATATTTACGATGCAAATGGTATTAATATTGATACAGTAAAACAAATCAAAGAAGTAGAATACGGCAGAATAAGTGAATATATAATCAAGCACCCTGAGGCATCTTACTCTGAAGGATGCGGAGGCATTTGGACAATTCCATGTGATGTTGCTCTTCCTTGTGCAACGCAAAACGAACTGGATGAACAAGCAGCTTTAACATTAGTTCGTAACAATGTTAAAGCAGTTGCTGAAGGCGCGAATATGCCTTCTACTCCAGAGGCAATTGATGTATTCCTTGAAAATAAAGTTTTATTCGGCCCAGCTAAAGCTGTAAACGCCGGTGGAGTTGCCGTTTCATCATTAGAGATGGCACAAAATAGCATGCGGCTGTCCTGGACGTTTGAAGAAGTAGATGCCAAGCTGCAGGAAATTATGAAGAACATTTACCAAAGCTGTGTCGACGCAGCAGAAGAATTTGAATTAGACGGGAATTTTGAAGCAGCAGCAAATATTGCTGGATTCAGAAAAGTTGCCGACGCAATGATCGCACAAGGTGTTATTTAAAAATAATTGAATTTATAGAAGGTATCCAGATATAGGATGCCTTCTTTTGTTGATAAGGGCAACTTCTCAAACAAGTGACTTTCTCACAAATTCAAGCAAGTTCAGGCACTTTTCGAGCGAGGAACCGTTGAACATTCAGCTTTCTTAACTTCCAATATAAGAAAGCCTAATAATATAAAAGTCCGAACTGTATTCAAGCGTGCTGAATTCAGTTCGGACTTTACATTTTTAATTAAATATTACCCCAGGACAACCCGATCATCTTCAAACTGGATGCCTCTAATTCGTTTAAATTCATGCATTAAATTTTCAATCGTAAGTTGACTTTTCTCTTCATCACGCACATCAAAAATAATCTGTCCTTTATCCATCATAATTAACCGATTTCCCAAATCAAGCGCTTGCTGCATGTTATGGGTTACCATTAGCGTCGTTAATCCAGAGTTTTTTACTACTTTATCGGTCAAGCTTGTAATTAATGCTGCTCTGGCGGGATCGAGCGCTGCTGTATGCTCATCAAGCAGCAGGATACTTGGTTCTGTGAAAGTAGTCATTAGAAGCGAAAGTGCCTGTCTTTCTCCCCCAGACAATAAGCCAACCTTTGCTGTGAGTCGGTTCTCCAGCCCTAAGTTCAATGTTTTAAGATATTCTTTAAACATCCCCTTACGTTGCTTCGTAACACCAAGTTTCAGCTTCCGTTTCTTATTTCGTGAATATGCAATTGCTAAGTTTTCCTCAATTGTCATGGAAGGGGATGTCCCTGCCATCGGGTCCTGAAAAACTCGGCCAACGAATGCAGAGCGTTTATACTCTGGCAGATGTAACATTGATTTTTCATCTATGATTACATCACCAAGGTCCGGCATTAGATTACCGGAAATAACATTCATTAAAGTTGACTTCCCCGCACCATTACTGCCTATAACAGTAATGAAATCGCCTTTCTCAAGCTCGAGATTAATGTCATTTAATGCCTTCTTCTCGTCAGGAGTACCTTCATTAAAAGTTATGGATATATTATTTAATTTAAGCATCGCTACTCCCCCTCAACCGCTGGTCAAGCTGCGCGCGTTTTAATTGTCTTCGTCTATTTTCTTTTCTAGTCTGTAATATTCTTGGAATAACTAAAGCTGCAATAACGATAATCGCCGTTATCATTTTCATATCACCGGTTTCCATAAAGTCAATCCTTAATGCCAGCGTGACTATAATCCGGTAAATTACAGCTCCGAGAATGACTGCAAGTGTTGCTTTCGCAATGGTTTTTGTACTAAATAATGCCTCTCCAATAATAATTGAAGCAAGCCCAATTACAATTAACCCTAGACCCATATTCGCATCAGCAAAGCCACCGAGTTGACCGATTAATCCTCCCGCAGTTGCAACAAGTGCATTTGAAATGCCCACACCGAGGATAATCAGTAAATCTGTATTCGCTGATAAGCTTCGAATCATTTTCTTATTGTCACCAATCGCCCTAAGTGCAAGGCCAACCTCTGTCTTTAAGAAATAATCTGTTAGAAGCTTAATAATGACAGTTACAACGATCATTACAAGCAAAATCGCCCATGTCGTTGGTAACTGTTCTAGACCAATTGTGGACAAAATATTATTTAAGAAAGAGTCAATACCAGTTGCACTCCACAACGACCCTAATTGATTGAATAATGTTGTTTCTTGCAATAAGGATACAGTTGGTTGTCCCATGATTCGCAAGTTAATCGAGTATAAAGCAGTCATCATTAGAATCCCCGCTAATAGAGGGTTAATTTTCCCCTTTGTATGGAGAATTCCTGTCAAACATCCGGCAATAAAACCGGCAAATGCCGCGAGAATGGTTGCAGTAATCGGAGGAATCCCATTTACAATAGAGGATGCCGCTACTGCTGCTCCTGTGACAAAGCTTCCTTCCACAGTAAGATCAGGGAAATCCAATATGCGGAACGTTAAATATACTCCTAAAGCCATTATCGCATAAATAATCCCTGATTCCATGGCACCGAATATTGATATAAACATGTATTCCTTCCTCTCTATCTATTCTGGATGTATTAAAAGCAAGAGCCGCTAAATATAGCCGGCCCTCATAATCTTATTTTGCTGTTTCGACAAATTCCGCTGTTTCATCCCATTCATCATTCCACTCAACACCCTGCTCTTCAGCAGCCTCTTTATTGATAAATAATTGAATCTCTGGTGGATACTCTGCTGGAATATCACTTACTGACTTTTCTCCCGTCAAGATATCCACAGCCATCTCACCAGCACGATATCCAATCGAATAATAATCAATTCCAAATGTCGCAAATCCACCTCTTCCTAATGAGTCAGGCTCACCGACAATAAGCGGAATATCTTGTTCATTCGCTACACCTACAACACTTTCAAGCGCTGATACAACCGTATTATCTGTAATAATATAAAGTAAATCTGCTTCCCCAACTAGTGTCGTTGTTGCTTGCTGTACTTCGGCTGAATTGGCTACTGTCCGTTCGACAATTTCAATACTCGTTTCTTCTGCAGCAGCTTTTACCGCATCAACCTGTGAAACAGAGTTTTGTTCACCAGCATTGTATACCATACCAACTTTTGCATCCGGGAAATTAGCATCGATAAATTTAACTGTTTCTTTAATCGCGTCTGGGTGGAGGTCAACTACCCCAGTAACATTGCCTCCCGCTTCTTCCATCGATGGAACAAGACCAGCACCTACTGCATCTGTTACGGATGTGAAAACAATCGGAATTTCTGTTGTAGCCTGTAATGCACCAAGCGCACTCGGAGTTGCATTCGCAAAAATTAAATCAACCTCATCCGCAACGAATCCGTCAGATATTGGCTTAATATTATTTTGATCATTTTGAGCACTTTGCAAATCATATTCAACATCTAATCCAGCCTCATCAAGTGCGGCTTGAAACCCCTTATAGGCATTATCTAGCGAAGGATGCTCAACATATTGGCTTGCACCAACTGTATATTTTGTTCCTCCTTCTGCTGAAGTTGCCGGGTCACCAGAATCTTCATTTGATTCACATGCAGCTAGGAATATTAGACCAATCATTGCAATTACTAAAATTAGTTTTCTCAAAATACTTCCCCCTTTTACTAGACTAAAGTTTCTAAATATTTAATCGTGATTATATCACATAAGCTTCATAATCACGAGAGATTTTTAACAATTTCCAAAATTAATCCTATAAATAGCAGGACATTATAACCATAATGCAAGTGTGTTCTCTATAAATTGTCGCCATTTAGGAAAATTTGAATGTCAACAATTTTTAGGTGACAACAAAAAGGAAGCTACTGAATAATTCTACTCAGCAGCTCCCTTTTGTTTACTTATTCATACTTGAGAAGAAATCTCCTAATGGATTTTCCTCTTCTTTTTCAATTTCTTCATGTACAGGTAATTCGATACCGTCAAGATTTAAATCATCTAAATCCATTTCATCCGACGTATCATCTAATTCACTGAATTCCTTAGTAACGCTTGTCTCTTGCAGATACAGTGCATCATCAATATTGCTTGAATTACTATTAAGTGAAGCAAGCAAAGTAGTTGCCCGCATTGGATCATTTAATAAATGAAATAAAATACTGCCAATTAACGCTTCAGAATGCTCATGCTTCAGCCAGCTTTTCTGTTCCTTCGTCAGCCTTTTTGGGAGTGGAATCGTAATCGTTTCCCGTTCCTTTGCTTGCGATTCATTCACAGCTTTTAATACAAAATTAGCGATTGTACTAGAGAAATTCCTTCTCTCCTTTTCCTTAAGTAGAGATAGTTCCTTCAAAAGATAATCTGGCGTATCAGATGGAACACGAAACGTAATTGATTGTCCCCGTTCAATCCCTTTTTTCGTCATGACCTCACCCTACTGTTCTTTTGTTGCCGCTGTTTCTGCTACTTTCGCTTTACTATCCTGCGTTGTATTAAGCGCAAACTGAGTGATTAATTTGTAATATGCGTTAGCCATCATCCAAATACTTTCTTGTTCATCTTCAAAGAACTCAATATTGAAGCCATCAAGCTTGTTGTTTAACGCTTTAATATAATCCTTCAATACTGCCGAACCTCCACCAACGAAATAGCAGATTTCAGATTGAGAGTTTTTAGACCAAACATTTCTCAAATATCGATATTCTTTTTTAGCAAGCTCTAATAAAATATGATCGGTAATATCATGGACATTCGTTCTGCTTCCTTTTACCATGATGTGATGACGATCATTCTTTCTAGTAATGATATCCACAACATCACGACGGCTATCTAATTCTACACCATGTCTTGAGCGGATTTCTTCACGGATTTCCTCTAACGACTCAGAAACACCTAAGTTAAATCCTTGTGCCTTGTCATCATCCACATTACGATTTCTAATTACAGCCACGTCTGTGGATAATCCACCAATATCCTGGATTAATATTTGCTTATCAAGTAATTCCTTGTTAATAACTTTTAAATCATTATCCATAACTAAGTTTACATACGCCGCAAACCCTTCCGGATATACCTTGACTTCATCAAATTTAATATTAACTTTCATTCCTTGGTATTTCGGTGTTACTAAGAATTCTACTTGATGGACAGATCCTAATAGTTGTGAACGGTAGCCAACATCTTTTCCTTCTTTCACTTCTCGTAAAGGAAGCCCTGTACCTAATGTGTAATTTGCATCAATTACATCACCTTTTGCTTTAAATGCATCACTTGTAACAGCATCCAACGCTAATGAAGCAAAAAGCATAATTAATGTTTGATCTTCTTCTGATTTACTGCTTCCTGGATCCAACTCTCGAGAATTAGGTGATTTTGTTGCTAGATTTCCTACCCGATAGATTACCCCATTTTCTTCAAGTGCTGGTGAATGGACGCGAATATGAATATTATCCAATACATCCTTCTTATCTAATTCCTCAATTCCAATTACCGGACGATCCTCTAAATCTGGTGCAATAATATTTGGGATATAAAATTTACCTTCCAGTTTTCCGAATGTCCCTTTTAACGCATCATTACCTACATCGACAGCTGCAATTCTTGACTTTACCATTTGTACATTCCCCTCTCCATATAATGAAACTTCAGTTAGTGAAGTTTTCGGACTCTCTAGTATGTTGATTTCTATTATTTATATGTAATGAGTCTTTACCTCATCTTAGGTAGTAAATCAATCTACCTACTATACTAGAATAAATGTTTAAACTGAAAATAGCAATCAGACTTTTTATGTATTCTTTATTGTTTACTTGCACACATTTCGCAATCGTTGATATATAGGAATGTGTACATATTTGTATTCTTGTATACTTTAAAGAAAACAAATATACTTTCATTGTAAACTTGTAAACTTATTTGTATATATGGGTTTTAAGGAGAAAATATGCTCTTATATAATTTAAGTTCTATGAGAAATACATTAAAGAAACTACCTCCTATCTTCTTTACTTCCTTCTAGTAGTTAAAAAAGGGCAAAAAAAACAAGCCAAAATTCTCGTTTGGCTTGTTACTATTATTATATTGCTTTCTTCTTATTAATTTGTTTACTTCTCAATTGTCCACAAGCAGCATCAATATCTGCTCCATTTTCCCAACGTACGCCACAGTTAATTCCGCGTTCTTTTAATGTTTCATAAAATGCTTGAATCGACGTTGATTCACTACGTTGATAATCAATATGTTCATCAACTGTATTGTATGGTATCAAGTTAACATAGGCAAGATGACGATGATTATGAAGCAGCTTAGCAAGCTGGACTGCCTCTTCCTTATGATCATTAACATCCCTTAACATGATATATTCATACGTAATCCGACGATTTTTCTTTTCTAAATAGTATTCAATCGATTTCATCAGCTTCTCAATTGGGAATGCCTTATTAATCTTCATAATACTAGTTCGCAGCTCATTATTAGGTGCATGCAGTGAAACTGCTAAGTTAACTTGTATGTCAGTATCTGCAAATTCATAAATCTTATGCGCAAGACCGCTGGTTGATACCGTAATATGTCTTGCACCAATGTTTAACCCCTTGTCATCATTCACAACATATAAGAAGTCCATTAAGTTTGTAAAGTTATCTAATGGCTCCCCTATTCCCATAACAACGATGTGGCTAACTCGTTCATCTTTCCCTTGTGCATCAAGATGCTTTTGTACATTCATAATTTGCTCCACAATTTCAGCACTTGTTAAATCACGATTTTTACGAAGCAGTCCACTTGCACAGAATGAACAGCCAATATTACAACCAACCTGGGTTGTTACACAAACAGACAACCCATAATGAAAACGCATGAGCACAGTTTCAATTAAGTTGCCATCTGCCATTTTAAAGAGAAATTTAATCGTTCCATCTTTCGATTCTTGTCGAATATCTTCCTCAAGCGTGTGTAAAACGAAGTGCTCCTCCAGTAATTCGATCGTTTCATTATTAACATTATTCATTTCGCTAAAGCTTGCAACACGTTTCTTATACAACCAGTTCCATACCTGGTCTGCACGGAATCTCTTTTGACCATGACCAGTAAGCCATTCTGTTAGCTGATCAAAGGTTAGTCCATAAATGGATTGTTTACTCATTTTGTACCCTCTTTCGGTTCATTACATTTTTCTACCTTACATCATACTCCATATGGTGGGGAGAGGCAAATGGTTATTGATTTCTTAAAGGAAAATTAATCTTTTAGGTAAATAACTGTCAATGCAGCGGTCGTAGATACTATTACGGACTTATATAGAGGGGGTTGGTACAGTTTATTGAGGGTTTCAAAGCTGGTGTTAATGCGTTTCGAGGAGAAGATTGTGCTATAAATAACCTTATTTTATATCCATTCTCTTACCGATATCCTTGCACTCGTGCTGATATAACATTTTTCCCATCAATATACCAGCACGCATTCCTTCTAATAATCTTACGCTCATCCCCTACCTCTACAAATGCTCACAGATTTACTCATTCACCTAAAGCTTAGTACATTAATTTCAGGTGGATTTAAAAAGCGAAAATTTAAGAATGAAATTGCATCGCTGCTACCAAGCCCTGCACTTACATATTGCTTCGTTCCTTCATAATCCCAAAGCCCTTTCACACGGTCTCTTGGAGGAAAGAAGCTATTTGGCTCATACCAAGGTTCAGGAATGAAGAATGCGCCAAGTATTGGTAAACGGATTTGTCCTCCGTGGTAATGTCCAGCCATAATTAAATCGTAGTCCATCCACCTCATACCAGTGCTATTCTTTATCGAATCAACTCTAACATCTGGCACGGGATAATGATTCAGAGCAATGACTAGGTCTGTTGATTGAATTTTATCTAGTACATTCATTTCATCCAATAACTTCTCTTGATAATCGAGATAGGATTCAGATAAGAAATAATCAGGCTGCACAATGCCATTAGTTCTGCCTAAATACTCTGGTTCCTTGATTATTGAAAGCTCAAAATTAGCAAAGTAAACAGTTGTATCGCCCACCGAGACTTTATCCACAGATTCGAGTAATTGGACACCCCTTGCTTCCATTCCATTAATAAAGGCACTCTTTTTCACATCTTGCTCTACTTCATAACTATCTGGATCCGTATTGCCTGGGACATACCAAGCATTTTCTTTATTTGTAATCCCATCTATTAATGAATAAAAAGGTTCATAATGCTTACTTTCTGTACTATCTAGCATATCTCCAGTAAACACGATTGCATCATAATCAATTGCATTGATGGCTGCGATAAGTTTTGTTTGGTTTTCTCCAAACCACTTTTCATGCAGGTCACTAATTTGGAGGATTCGGAAGCCCTTAAGCTGTTCTGGCAGATTATCAATAACTATCTCCTCTTCTACGACAATAAATCGGCGATTATCCCAAATCGTATAAACAGCTAGTATAATAACCATAATTGAGATGAAAATCGATGTATATTTCATATACCTAGACAAATTCATCATATGAACTCGATTTCGTTTTACTACCAAAAGCCTTCCGTTTACGATACATGGAAATCTCCAATTGATTCTCCATTATCGTAATCATATATCCAGGTGGGATTTGCATAATTTGCTCATATGGCGTGATAAACAGGTCTACTTCAATTCCCCTTCGCTCATTGTCATTCGCAAAGGTCGTAAACCATTGGTTATTAAACCTACCTTCAACATAAGGAAGTGCCAGCAAAGGGGCAATACTTGTGCAAAAAGCAAAGGTATCTTGATTATGATAATAGTATAGTGGCTCTTCCCTTTCATAACCCATTACCCCGTAAAGCATTTCCTCGCTTCCATCCCAAATCACGAAGCTGAACTTACCAACAAAATAATTTGGACAATCTCTTCCCCACTTTTGGTAGGCTAGTAGAATCAAGTGACCATCCTGAACAGTCTTACGTTCTACTTCCTCTATCCCTATACGGTCCAATAATTCATCCCTGTTATCAAGATGCACATCAGCAGTTATCGCCATTTTCTTTTCAACGTCAACATATGGTAAAGTTTCCCCTAATTTAGGTACCACACTCCCTAGGAAAATCTGCCTTTGTTGCCAAATGATTGCTTCTTCAGAGGACGGGATATTGATTGCCTTCATCAACTCAAATCCATGATTACCTAGCATTGCTTCATTACTCATTTGATAAATTCCAGCGATTGCAGGCATAATGACAGCCTCCTTTAATTTGATCCTAACGTTCTATAAAGAGAAAAAAACAACATAAAATAACCCCCATTTACTAATAGGGATTAAAGAATGTAATTCACCGTTACTGAATTGCTTGCAATTGATTACGTAGTAGATTGCTAAACATACTTGTCTTTTCATTCGATAGCTGGTCAAATCCGCCTTGCTGGATGATTTCACCTTCTTCGAGCACAACTACTTGATCAGCATTTCTTATTGTAGATAAACGGTGTGCTATTACAATAATCGTCATCTTTCCTTTTAATCGTTCTAATGCTTGCTGTATTTTCGCCTCATTTTCTGTATCGAGCGCACTTGTCGCTTCATCCAACACAAGAATCGACGGATTTCGTAAGATTGCACGTGCTAATACGAGACGTTGTCTTTCTCCCCCCGACAGCTTAATTCCTCGATCTCCTATTAGTGAGTCAAGCCCATCTGGTAATTTGCGAACAAATTCCGCAGCAGAGGAGAATTCCAATGCTTCCCACATTTGGTCTTCACTTGCATTAGGTACTACTAACAATAGATTTTCTCGGATACTAACATTAAACAGAAATGGATCCTGTGGTACATAACTAATTGCACTTCTTAAAGATAAAAGATTGTCTGCTGTCAGTGCCTTTCCGTCGATTAATACCTGACCCACTTCAGGCTGATTTAATCCCATTAATAAATCGATTAACGTGCTTTTACCTGCGCCAGAACGCCCAACAAATGCTGTCATTTGATTCGCTGGAATAACGAGATTAATCTCCTTTAATGCATAATGTGACCCGTTTTGATTGTAACGAAAGAAAACCCGATCACACTCAATATGATGCTTTATATCAAGAGGGGGGATTTGTTTACCTTTTACCATTGCAAACTCTCTAGCGGACAAACACTCATGTTGTAGTGCTTTAACTGCTCTAAATGCCGGAATAGTTGTTGCTATTTGCTCCATCGATCCTTGAATTCCTGCAACCCTTGGCCACAATCTAGAAAAAATGATAATTACTAACATCAGTTGACCTGCTTGGGCACTAAACATACTGATCGCAATATAGATAAATAATGCAATAAATATTGCCGATGCAACTTTATAATATAATTGTGACGTTGTTTTTAATCTCGTATATTCAAGTTGTTCATTTTGCATCTTCTCCGTTATATCGTTGTACCATCTAATTCTCGAATCCTCTAATGAATTGCTTTTTATATCTTTGATGCCATTAACCTGATCCGTTATCCCTGCAAGAAAACTTCTCCCTAATTCATAATTCCGATTACCAAGAGCTAGTGATTGTTTAAGAAACTTTCGATTAAATAGGACTAAAATTAGACCGCAAAACAAAACAAACATGGTGATAGACGGTGAAAGCCATAAAGCAAGCCCAATTTGAATCAGTGTAAAGACAAGGGAAGCAACAAATTGTAAAACAGAATAGGTGCCTGCACTTGTTCGGGCGATTTCCGATGTTAAGATATTTATCAAATCCGATTTTCGATGTTTAATAAAGAAATCCCAATTCGCATGAAGCAAAGAACGATACGTTTCCAGCCGCATATGCCTTAAAAAGCCATGCTGAATCATTGCGTTTTTAATCGTTAGCTGGCGGTTAACGACATTTTGCCCGATAACGACGCCAACGTAGATAGCTAAAATGAGTGGGAGCCCTAGTGAACTCGGAAAGCTCTCAAGAAAGCTAAACATACTTAATAGTGGTGAATGCTCTCCATCCAAATCGATAATCCCACTCATGCTAATTAAAGGCACTAGTAGTAAGATGCCAACCCCTTCTAATAGCCCGATTGCAGTCATTGAAAATAAATTGATATAAAGAATTTTTCCAGAATACTGATGAATCTGCTTCAAAAAGTATATAACATGCTTCATTCGTACATCCTCCTAGGTTAAAGCCTGCCTTCTTGACTTTCTCCAAGCCCATAAAAATGGACGTAGCGGAAAATAGAGAAAATGTAACGGCATAGGTAAAGGTAATGTCTCGTGATCTTCAGGATATGGGTATAGAAAGCTTAGGATGAAGATGCTTTTTTGTCGAAATGACATTAAAGCAAATAGATGCCGCTTATGATACCTTGCAACACTTTCCGGAACTGGGTCCGTATGTAAGTTGACCATGCTTTCTAGATAGAAAATCGCTCCTTGCGCTAGTTTCCAAGGTCTAGCTCTAGTGCACAGATATTCCATTTTTGGCGGCAGCTTCGTATTTAAAAGCTCGGATGCTAGAATTAAGCTTTGCCCCCCAATATGAAGAGAATGGTAGTTTTCCAATATATGAAGTATCTTTTCTTGGTCCAGATTCTGACCGACCAACTGATGTATATCAAGGAGCCAACGAATTCGCGACCACCCGTGACGCGCACCGTGCGCAGTAAGAAATAGATACAAATCTGACTTACCTAATAAATACACCGGCTGTTTCGTTAATGTACTCTGCCTTCTCCGTTCCCAAAATTCTGTAAAGCTTGGTTCTTTACCAGGTCCTGGACTCAGACGCCAATGAATTTCCACCTTAATTTTCTTAATCGGATGGATAAAGGTGATATGATGGTGACGCCACTTCCAGTCATTCAATACGGTTTTAATATAATCTTCTTTTTTGTATCCTTGCTCAATTAAAATTTCTTCTGCAAGTTGAAGCTGTTCAATTGGGATAAGCACATCCAAGTCACTCGAGGTTCGGAGCGAAATATCACCATATAAGTCATGCGCCAGTGCGGGTCCCTTTAATTGAAGAAGCGATATTTCACGAGCTGCAAACAGCTGGGATATCTGTTCCATTTCTGCTGTTAGAAAAAGCATTTGCAAGGTATTCTGTTTGTAAGGCCTCGATATTGTATCGACCACATACTCTGGAATCTGCTTGTCAATCGCCAATTTAAGCTTAGAGTGAAGCACTGGATACACACGATGATGCATTGCTAAGTCGATAAAAAGATTCCAATCGACGCTTTGGAATAGTCCCTTGTCAATGGCAAGTATGTCACTCGGATAATTGCCTTTTAATAACTCTAAAATTAAATTCAATTCCTTGGGTATACTTTTAAGATTTAGCTGATTTTCCACTACATTCACCCTCTTTACATTCCTGATTCGATTCTTTTTGCAAATTTACTAACAACCGTAAACCTCTCCATCCCCTCTGAACCAGTTACATAAAAAGGACCGCTACGTAGCCATGCATGGGCAATAAACTCCCCTTTTTCATCCTTTGCAGTACCCAAATAAAGCGTGCTCTCAATTTGACGCCTTTCCA of Oceanobacillus zhaokaii contains these proteins:
- a CDS encoding ParM/StbA family protein, with the protein product MVKSRIAAVDVGNDALKGTFGKLEGKFYIPNIIAPDLEDRPVIGIEELDKKDVLDNIHIRVHSPALEENGVIYRVGNLATKSPNSRELDPGSSKSEEDQTLIMLFASLALDAVTSDAFKAKGDVIDANYTLGTGLPLREVKEGKDVGYRSQLLGSVHQVEFLVTPKYQGMKVNIKFDEVKVYPEGFAAYVNLVMDNDLKVINKELLDKQILIQDIGGLSTDVAVIRNRNVDDDKAQGFNLGVSESLEEIREEIRSRHGVELDSRRDVVDIITRKNDRHHIMVKGSRTNVHDITDHILLELAKKEYRYLRNVWSKNSQSEICYFVGGGSAVLKDYIKALNNKLDGFNIEFFEDEQESIWMMANAYYKLITQFALNTTQDSKAKVAETAATKEQ
- the gdhA gene encoding NADP-specific glutamate dehydrogenase, producing MNLIKSKHSTDNTKRAHDYLDEIYTTVVKRNYSEKEFHQAVALFLRSLVPLLAKYPIYMEKGILEQITEPERLITFRVPWVDDNGKTRVNRGLRVQFNSAIGPYKGGLRFHPTVDSSIIKFLGFEQTFKNSLTGQPIGGGKGGADFDPKGKSDNEIMRFCQSFMTELAKYIGPDVDIPAGDIGVGAREIGYMFGQYKKVRGAFEAGVLTGKGIGYGGSLGRKESTGFGTIYFVQEMLKDSGFSLKGSTVIVSGSGNVSIYAMEKARELGAKIVACSDSNGYIYDANGINIDTVKQIKEVEYGRISEYIIKHPEASYSEGCGGIWTIPCDVALPCATQNELDEQAALTLVRNNVKAVAEGANMPSTPEAIDVFLENKVLFGPAKAVNAGGVAVSSLEMAQNSMRLSWTFEEVDAKLQEIMKNIYQSCVDAAEEFELDGNFEAAANIAGFRKVADAMIAQGVI
- a CDS encoding ABC transporter permease → MFISIFGAMESGIIYAIMALGVYLTFRILDFPDLTVEGSFVTGAAVAASSIVNGIPPITATILAAFAGFIAGCLTGILHTKGKINPLLAGILMMTALYSINLRIMGQPTVSLLQETTLFNQLGSLWSATGIDSFLNNILSTIGLEQLPTTWAILLVMIVVTVIIKLLTDYFLKTEVGLALRAIGDNKKMIRSLSANTDLLIILGVGISNALVATAGGLIGQLGGFADANMGLGLIVIGLASIIIGEALFSTKTIAKATLAVILGAVIYRIIVTLALRIDFMETGDMKMITAIIVIAALVIPRILQTRKENRRRQLKRAQLDQRLRGSSDA
- a CDS encoding ABC transporter substrate-binding protein, which translates into the protein MRKLILVIAMIGLIFLAACESNEDSGDPATSAEGGTKYTVGASQYVEHPSLDNAYKGFQAALDEAGLDVEYDLQSAQNDQNNIKPISDGFVADEVDLIFANATPSALGALQATTEIPIVFTSVTDAVGAGLVPSMEEAGGNVTGVVDLHPDAIKETVKFIDANFPDAKVGMVYNAGEQNSVSQVDAVKAAAEETSIEIVERTVANSAEVQQATTTLVGEADLLYIITDNTVVSALESVVGVANEQDIPLIVGEPDSLGRGGFATFGIDYYSIGYRAGEMAVDILTGEKSVSDIPAEYPPEIQLFINKEAAEEQGVEWNDEWDETAEFVETAK
- a CDS encoding ABC transporter ATP-binding protein, giving the protein MLKLNNISITFNEGTPDEKKALNDINLELEKGDFITVIGSNGAGKSTLMNVISGNLMPDLGDVIIDEKSMLHLPEYKRSAFVGRVFQDPMAGTSPSMTIEENLAIAYSRNKKRKLKLGVTKQRKGMFKEYLKTLNLGLENRLTAKVGLLSGGERQALSLLMTTFTEPSILLLDEHTAALDPARAALITSLTDKVVKNSGLTTLMVTHNMQQALDLGNRLIMMDKGQIIFDVRDEEKSQLTIENLMHEFKRIRGIQFEDDRVVLG
- the rlmN gene encoding 23S rRNA (adenine(2503)-C(2))-methyltransferase RlmN, with the protein product MSKQSIYGLTFDQLTEWLTGHGQKRFRADQVWNWLYKKRVASFSEMNNVNNETIELLEEHFVLHTLEEDIRQESKDGTIKFLFKMADGNLIETVLMRFHYGLSVCVTTQVGCNIGCSFCASGLLRKNRDLTSAEIVEQIMNVQKHLDAQGKDERVSHIVVMGIGEPLDNFTNLMDFLYVVNDDKGLNIGARHITVSTSGLAHKIYEFADTDIQVNLAVSLHAPNNELRTSIMKINKAFPIEKLMKSIEYYLEKKNRRITYEYIMLRDVNDHKEEAVQLAKLLHNHRHLAYVNLIPYNTVDEHIDYQRSESTSIQAFYETLKERGINCGVRWENGADIDAACGQLRSKQINKKKAI